A genomic region of Miscanthus floridulus cultivar M001 chromosome 3, ASM1932011v1, whole genome shotgun sequence contains the following coding sequences:
- the LOC136541425 gene encoding DEAD-box ATP-dependent RNA helicase 58, chloroplastic-like, protein MRLAGLCLQSPAGVRKEGSERNEAHRRPYCRKRGRSGVIVLLLVLLALAVTAAEGSQDDHVKMPPPPRGSMRQQLSEQDLRSIHRSTDDTIKYLETLIRSRREAAKRRREEAKEMDEEADELQERVKVLRQAEPPAIIVATVASLCQMVERRTFSLQSMRVLVIDEVDFIFGSSKQVSALRKILTSYSAASSRQTIFASASIPQHNRFLHDCVQHKWTKSDVVHVHVHPVQPMPSHLCHKYVICTKKERLHVLLSLLERDAPKSGFIFVAEQSERSKKAGNPPSTTVVAEFLRNAYKGSLDVLLLEEDMNFNARAASFSEVKGRGFLLVSTDIASRGFDLPQTSHIYNFDLPKTATDYLHRAGRTGREPFSRLECGVATLITEEEHFVLQRFQNELKFHCEELPLESMFTFS, encoded by the exons ATGAGACTAGCAGGGCTCTGCCTCCAGTCCCCAGCAGGAGTCCGCAAGGAGGGTTCAGAACGGAATGAAGCTCATCGGCGTCCTTACTGCAGAAAGCGCGGCAGATCTGGCGTCATCGTTCTATTATTAGTTTTATTGGCGTTGGCAGTGACCGCAGCTGAAGG GTCTCAGGACGACCATGTCAAGATGCCTCCACCCCCGCGGGGTTCAATG AGACAACAATTGTCGGAACAGGATCTTCGTAGCATTCATCG TTCTACGGATGATACAATCAAATATCTTGAGACATTGATTCGAAGTCGCCGCGAAGCAGCTAAAAGGCGACGGGAAGAGGCTAAAGAAATGGATGAAGAAGCTGATGAATTGCAGGAAAGGGTTAAGGTTCTCAGGCAG GCAGAACCCCCCGCAATAATTGTAGCTACTGTGGCAAGCTTGTGCCAAATGGTCGAGAGGCGCACATTCAGCCTTCAATCCATGAGAGTGTTAGTTATCGATGAG GTtgattttatttttgggtcatcaaAGCAAGTCAGCGCTCTTCGCAAAATATTAACCTCTTATTCAGCAGCTTCGAGTCGTCAAACCATATTTGCAAGCGCATCGATCCCTCAGCACAATCGCTTTCTGCACGACTGTGTACAGCATAAATGGACCAAG AGTGATGTGGTTCATGTTCATGTCCACCCTGTACAGCCCATGCCTTCGCACCTGTGTCATAAATATGTG ATCTGCACCAAGAAGGAAAGGTTGCATGTTTTACTATCCTTGCTTGAGAGGGATGCACCAAAGTCTGGATTCATATTTGTTGCTGAACAG TCTGAGAGATCAAAGAAGGCTGGAAATCCTCCGTCAACCACCGTCGTTGCTGAGTTCTTGAGAAATGCATATAAGGGAAGCCTAGATGTGCTGCTGCTGGAAGAAGATATGAACTTCAATGCTCGAGCTGCCTCGTTCTCT GAAGTGAAGGGGAGAGGATTCCTGCTGGTTTCAACAGACATAGCAAGCAGAGGGTTTGACCTTCCTCAAACCAGCCACATATACAACTTCGACCTTCCTAAGACGGCGACCGACTATCTGCACCGTGCTGGAAGAACCGGGAGAGAACCATTCTCCAGGTTGGAATGCGGCGTGGCAACCCTTATAACAGAGGAAGAGCACTTCGTGCTACAGAGATTTCAGAATGAGCTCAAGTTCCACTGTGAAGAGCTGCCCCTTGAGTCAATGTTTACGTTCTCTTGA